A single region of the Nomia melanderi isolate GNS246 chromosome 12, iyNomMela1, whole genome shotgun sequence genome encodes:
- the LOC116426204 gene encoding diacylglycerol kinase eta isoform X2, which translates to MSPKQQRTRSRFKVITPFRSLVLCGESRQEMEDWLNALRTVTENRAQADSGIAEMLSGNHQWYATSHARPTYCNVCRDTLYGVTSHGLSCEICKYKVHKQCSIKAINNCKWTTLASIGKDIIEDQDGNITMPHQWMEGNLPVSSKCSLCEKTCGSVLRLQDWRCLWCRATVHTACRPAISVKCPLGPAKLSVVPPTALHSIGSDEAWEAIRPTGCSPLLVFVNSKSGDNQGVKFLRRFKQLLNPAQVFDLIKGGPGPGLRLFRHFDPFRILVCSGDGSVGWVLSEIDRLGMHQCQVGVLPLGTGNDLARVLGWGSSCDDDTHLPQLLEKYEKAGTKMLDRWSIMTFERSISLPCHKTALSRSDTSLKSSIAHQYENNVITHVTNILQSDQDNVDLSSIQTLCDTVRDFASHILENINLKDQQVEDKCRVLQHKLDSFLQTLCNEEEYLNEHPESTDNNTLNADVSLSLESYEKGVLEKPEKDITNLKKVLRRRLVEKEIVMSRANSLKRFIRHLIEYSQLTIDDHINTHVKDTSKTADATAASDDTTLLNSVSNKKQQMDIPGLKIEHGEISSIGPLVESIKSTEDSICTLSPTPNVASLSPIPDLRRDSQPEELLTLPAPDGFADSRRNSDNLPQGSFNFYELTTQSMSIYTQQETEINMSNYQYESNNIEGSSEFQTSVTRTNFDTSSPSDDATMQDTIISPDTDSIHSRLISPEHEPKFENRSKMDTTRGSCSNSIVSTDSMISDTLDFKNYIIRNSESEIVRIGSDIFDSTKRSDSSEIGHIDSPDNSEMFTSEVQNSESLIDDLSSLGQDLISTMIGEKYDSVRECLESEHMEKPQKYCSLAQFVEGNDIARRSFKKQVKNFTVTEKENNKIKHTLGSSEQYITENIKPKDSQDGKASDLLSPVCCFTVSSDNTPTNEKPNNFPPTISVIINPPSPSMSIESQHDSDAAFKMSPYLRRHNGESMEKLSVELPESGFSPQATRRISSGSLLKASEVVSLAATAARLGGSNASLRHERVKSFDKTEDVKKLPIINPLVQLSMWPNVSGGTGLISQALLANADALCAAVSPLMDPDETLMEGYFERCVMNNYFGIGIDAKISLDFHHKREEHPEKCRSRAKNYMWYGVLGSKQWLQKTYKNLEQRVQLECDGQRIPLPSLQGIVVLNIPSFMGGTNFWGGTKEGDLFLAPSFDDRILEVVAVFGSVQMAASRLINLQHHRIAQCQTVQINILGDEGVPIQVDGEAWIQPPGIIRIIHKNRMQMLYRNRALETSLKTWEEKQRSTLTAMSQSTSTLSSAQLQSQSKSSLLVHGKPSHLNDEEMYILLGFIEVVTTLVKWVKLLIISHPSLEPDLYQVATRTDQALEQVHPDGKILQTNLRPVVTELVSSARQLYEDSCELLRDKAHNLRLREDLENKLSFSLANMEQELKKCTFDEGGTGLVYLQSLPSDDQGDKKNRHRGLFWLKFRRSGGNSGTHPARDQVTTWGVQEVCSWLENLQLGEYTDKFVSHDIRGRELLTLARRDLKELGITKVGHVKRILQAIHDLNN; encoded by the exons ATGTCACCAAAGCAACAGAGAACCCGTTCTCGATTCAag gtGATAACTCCATTTCGATCACTGGTTCTCTGTGGCGAAAGTAGACAAGAAATGGAAGATTGGCTGAACGCGTTAAGGACAGTAACAGAGAATCGTGCTCAAGCAGATTCTGGAATTGCAGAAATGCTTAGTGGTAATCATCAATGGTATGCAACAAGCCATGCGAGACCAACGTATTGTAATGTTTGCAGAGATACTCTTTATG gTGTTACTTCTCATGGATTAAGttgtgaaatatgtaaatataaagttCATAAGCAATGTAGCATAAAAgcaataaataattgcaaatggACTACATTGGCATCTATTGGTAAGGACATTATTGAGGACCAAGATGGG aACATTACTATGCCACATCAATGGATGGAGGGCAATTTACCAGTATCCTCAAAATGTTCTCTGTGTGAAAAAACTTGTGGCTCTGTACTCAG ACTTCAAGATTGGAGATGTTTATGGTGTAGAGCCACAGTACACACAGCATGCCGACCTGCCATAAGCGTTAAATGTCCATTAGGACCAGCTAAATTGAGTGTAGTTCCTCCTACAGCATTGCATAGTATAG gtAGTGATGAAGCTTGGGAAGCTATTAGACCTACTGGGTGTAGTCCACTCTTAGTATTTGTAAATAGTAAATCTGGTGACAATCAAGGTGTTAAATTTCTTAGAAggtttaaacaattattaaacccTGCACAAGTATTTGATCTTATTAAAGGAGGACCAGGACCAGG GTTGAGATTATTTCGTCACTTTGATCCATTTCGCATTTTGGTATGCAGCGGCGATGGATCTGTTGGTTGGGTTCTTTCTGAGATTGACCGTTTAGGAATGCAT CAGTGCCAAGTTGGAGTTCTACCTTTGGGAACAGGAAATGATCTGGCACGTGTATTGGGTTGGGGGTCTTCTTGTGATGATGATACTCACTTACCCCAGTTATTAGAAAAGTATGAAAAGGCGGGCACAAAAATGCTTGATCGATGGAGTATTATGACTTTTGAACGTAGCATATCTCTGCCATGTCACAAAACTGCTTTAAGTCGATCTGATACATCCTTAAAGTCCAGTATCGCCCATCAATACGAGAACAATGTTATTACtcatgtaacaaatattttacaatcgGATCAGGATAATGTAGATTTATCTAGTATTCA AACTTTATGTGACACAGTAAGAGATTTTGCATCACATATACtagaaaacataaatttaaaGGACCAACAAGTGGAAGATAAGTGTAGAGTACTTCAGCACAAGCTTGATTcgtttttacaaacattatgtAACGAAGAAGAATACTTGAACGAACATCCTGAAAGTACGGATAATAATACTTTGAATGCTGATGTATCTCTATCACTTGAGAGTTATGAAAAAGGTGTATTAGAAAAACCAGAAAAAGACATAACGAATTTAAAGAAGGTTCTAAGGAGACGTCTTgtagaaaaagaaattgtaatGTCAAg AGCAAATAGTTTAAAAAGATTTATAAGACATCTTATAGAATATTCACAATTAACCATAGATGATCACATTAATACACATGTTAAAGATACTTCCAAAACAGCAGATGCAACTGCTGCATCTGATGATActacattattaaattctgtatcaA ATAAAAAACAACAAATGGATATACCTGGTTTAAAAATCGAACATGGTGAAATCTCATCTATAGGACCATTAGTAGAGTCTATAAAAAGTACAGAAGATTCGATATGCACTCTTAGTCCTACTCCGAATGTAGCATCTTTAAGTCCAATACCTGATCTTAGAAGAGATTCTCAACCTGAAGAATTATTGACATTACCTGCTCCCGATGGTTTTGCTGATAGTAGAAGAAACAGTGACAATTTACCTCAAGG ttcatttaatttttacgAGTTAACAACTCAGTCTATGTCTATATACACTCAACAAGAAACGGAAATTAATATGTCTAATTATCAATATGAGTCTAACAACATTGAAGGTTCTTCAGAGTTTCAAACAAGTGTTACAAGAACGAATTTTGATACAAGTTCACCTTCAGATGATGCTACCATGCAAGATACCATTATTTCTCCTGATACAGATTCAATTCATTCCCGACTTATATCTCCAGAACATGAACCAAAGTTTGAAAATAGAAGTAAAATGGATACAACTAGAGGTAGTTGTAGTAATAGTATTGTTAGTACAGATAGTATGATCTCTGATACTTtggattttaaaaattatataatacgaaATAGCGAAAGTGAGATTG TTCGTATAGGTAGTGACATATTCGATTCTACAAAAAGATCTGATAGTTCTGAAATCGGGCATATTGATTCTCCTGATAATTCAGAAATGTTCACTAGCGAAGTACAAAATTCTGAAAGTTTAATCGATGATTTAAGTTCTCTTGGACAAGATTTAATAAGCACAATGATCGGAGAAAAATATGATTCTGTAAGAGAATGTTTAGAGTCTGAACATATGGAGAAACCACAAAAATATTGCAGTTTAGCTCAATTCGTGGAAGGGAACGATATTGCTAGAAGATCATTTAAAAAGCAAGTAAAAAACTTCACAGTTACAGAAAAAGAG aataataaaattaagcaTACATTAGGATCATCTGAACAATATATAACGGAGAATATTAAACCTAAGGACTCTCAAGATGGTAAAGCATCTGATTTATTAAGTCCTGTTTGCTGTTTTACTGTTTCTTCTGACAATACTCCAACAAATGAAAAACCTAATAATTTTCCACCTACGATAAGTGTTATAATCAATCCTCCGAGTCCATCAATGTCCATTGAAAGTCAACATGATTCAGATGCAGCATTTAAAATGAGTCCATATTTACGACGACATAATGGTGAAAGCATGGAAAAAT taagcGTAGAACTGCCAGAATCTGGTTTTTCTCCTCAAGCAACTCGTCGAATTAGCAGTGGCAGTTTACTAAAAGCATCAGAAGTTGTTTCTTTAGCTGCTACGGCTGCGCGGCTTGGTGGTTCTAATGCAAGTTTACGCCATGAAAGAGTTAAATCCTTTGATAAAACTGAAGACGTTAAAAAACTTCCAATTATTAATCCGCTAGTTCAGTTGTCTATGTGGCCAA atGTCAGTGGAGGAACAGGTCTGATTAGCCAAGCATTACTAGCAAATGCGGATGCATTATGTGCAGCTGTATCACCATTAATGGACCCAGATGAAACTTTaat GGAAGGCTATTTTGAACGTTGCgtcatgaataattattttggaATTGGCATAGATGCAAAAATTAGTCTTGATTTCCATCACAAGAGAGAAGAACATCCAGAGAAATGTAGGTCGCGAGCAAAAAACTATATGTGGTATGGTGTGTTAGGATCTAAACAGTGGTTGCAGAAAACATACAAAAATCTCGAACAAAGGGTGCAACTAGAATGTGATGGTCAACGGATACCATTACCTTCTTTACAAGGAATTGTTGTATTAAACATTCCaag TTTTATGGGTGGTACGAATTTTTGGGGAGGCACAAAGGAAGGAGACTTGTTTTTAGCACCCTCGTTTGATGACCGTATATTGGAAGTTGTAGCTGTATTTGGTTCTGTTCAAATGGCTGCGTCAAGACTTATTAATTTGCAACACCACAGAATTGCACAGTGTCAAACTGTTCAAATTAACATTTTGGGTGACGAAGGAGTACCTATACAAGTTGACGGCGAAGCTTGGATTCAACCGCCTGGAATTATACGTATCATACACAAAAATCGTATGCAAATGCTTTATAGAAACAGG gCTCTTGAAACATCCTTGAAAACATGGGAAGAAAAACAGCGTAGTACACTTACTGCGATGTCTCAGTCAACATCTACTTTAAGCAGTGCACAATTACAGTCACAATCCAAGTCTAGTTTATTGGTACACGGTAAGCCATCGCATCTGAACGACGAAGAAATGTACATTTTGCTTGGATTCATTGAAGTGGTTACAACTTTGGTTAAATGGGTAAAACTGCTTATTATATCGCATCCAAGCTTAGAACCAGATTTATATCAGGTTGCAACTCGAACTGATCAGGCACTTGAACAAGTGCATCCAGATGGAAAAATTTTACag ACCAATCTGAGACCAGTTGTAACAGAGTTGGTTTCAAGCGCAAGACAACTTTATGAAGACTCGTGCGAATTACTTAGAGATAAAGCACATAACTTA AGATTACGAGaagatttagaaaataaattatccttTTCTTTGGCCAATATGGaacaagaattaaaaaaatgtacatttgaTGAAGGAGGTACAGGATTAGTATATTTACAAAGTTTACCATCGGATGATCag GGAGATAAAAAGAATCGGCACAGAGGTTTATTCTGGTTAAAATTCCGACGTTCGGGAGGTAATTCTGGAACACATCCAGCTCGGGATCAAGTTACTACATGGGGTGTTCAAGAAGTGTGCTCTTGGTTAGAGAATCTTCAGTTGGGTGAATACACTGACAAGTTCGTATCTCACGACATACGAGGTAGGGAATTGTTAACACTAGCTCGTAGAGATCTTAAGGAACTTGGCATTACTAAAGTAGGGCACGTTAAACGAATCTTACAAGCGATACATGATCTGAATAATTAA
- the LOC116426204 gene encoding diacylglycerol kinase eta isoform X5: MEDWLNALRTVTENRAQADSGIAEMLSGNHQWYATSHARPTYCNVCRDTLYGVTSHGLSCEICKYKVHKQCSIKAINNCKWTTLASIGKDIIEDQDGNITMPHQWMEGNLPVSSKCSLCEKTCGSVLRLQDWRCLWCRATVHTACRPAISVKCPLGPAKLSVVPPTALHSIGSDEAWEAIRPTGCSPLLVFVNSKSGDNQGVKFLRRFKQLLNPAQVFDLIKGGPGPGLRLFRHFDPFRILVCSGDGSVGWVLSEIDRLGMHKQCQVGVLPLGTGNDLARVLGWGSSCDDDTHLPQLLEKYEKAGTKMLDRWSIMTFERSISLPCHKTALSRSDTSLKSSIAHQYENNVITHVTNILQSDQDNVDLSSIQTLCDTVRDFASHILENINLKDQQVEDKCRVLQHKLDSFLQTLCNEEEYLNEHPESTDNNTLNADVSLSLESYEKGVLEKPEKDITNLKKVLRRRLVEKEIVMSRANSLKRFIRHLIEYSQLTIDDHINTHVKDTSKTADATAASDDTTLLNSVSNKKQQMDIPGLKIEHGEISSIGPLVESIKSTEDSICTLSPTPNVASLSPIPDLRRDSQPEELLTLPAPDGFADSRRNSDNLPQGSFNFYELTTQSMSIYTQQETEINMSNYQYESNNIEGSSEFQTSVTRTNFDTSSPSDDATMQDTIISPDTDSIHSRLISPEHEPKFENRSKMDTTRGSCSNSIVSTDSMISDTLDFKNYIIRNSESEIVRIGSDIFDSTKRSDSSEIGHIDSPDNSEMFTSEVQNSESLIDDLSSLGQDLISTMIGEKYDSVRECLESEHMEKPQKYCSLAQFVEGNDIARRSFKKQVKNFTVTEKENNKIKHTLGSSEQYITENIKPKDSQDGKASDLLSPVCCFTVSSDNTPTNEKPNNFPPTISVIINPPSPSMSIESQHDSDAAFKMSPYLRRHNGESMEKLSVELPESGFSPQATRRISSGSLLKASEVVSLAATAARLGGSNASLRHERVKSFDKTEDVKKLPIINPLVQLSMWPNVSGGTGLISQALLANADALCAAVSPLMDPDETLMEGYFERCVMNNYFGIGIDAKISLDFHHKREEHPEKCRSRAKNYMWYGVLGSKQWLQKTYKNLEQRVQLECDGQRIPLPSLQGIVVLNIPSFMGGTNFWGGTKEGDLFLAPSFDDRILEVVAVFGSVQMAASRLINLQHHRIAQCQTVQINILGDEGVPIQVDGEAWIQPPGIIRIIHKNRMQMLYRNRALETSLKTWEEKQRSTLTAMSQSTSTLSSAQLQSQSKSSLLVHGKPSHLNDEEMYILLGFIEVVTTLVKWVKLLIISHPSLEPDLYQVATRTDQALEQVHPDGKILQTNLRPVVTELVSSARQLYEDSCELLRDKAHNLRLREDLENKLSFSLANMEQELKKCTFDEGGTGLVYLQSLPSDDQGDKKNRHRGLFWLKFRRSGGNSGTHPARDQVTTWGVQEVCSWLENLQLGEYTDKFVSHDIRGRELLTLARRDLKELGITKVGHVKRILQAIHDLNN, encoded by the exons ATGGAAGATTGGCTGAACGCGTTAAGGACAGTAACAGAGAATCGTGCTCAAGCAGATTCTGGAATTGCAGAAATGCTTAGTGGTAATCATCAATGGTATGCAACAAGCCATGCGAGACCAACGTATTGTAATGTTTGCAGAGATACTCTTTATG gTGTTACTTCTCATGGATTAAGttgtgaaatatgtaaatataaagttCATAAGCAATGTAGCATAAAAgcaataaataattgcaaatggACTACATTGGCATCTATTGGTAAGGACATTATTGAGGACCAAGATGGG aACATTACTATGCCACATCAATGGATGGAGGGCAATTTACCAGTATCCTCAAAATGTTCTCTGTGTGAAAAAACTTGTGGCTCTGTACTCAG ACTTCAAGATTGGAGATGTTTATGGTGTAGAGCCACAGTACACACAGCATGCCGACCTGCCATAAGCGTTAAATGTCCATTAGGACCAGCTAAATTGAGTGTAGTTCCTCCTACAGCATTGCATAGTATAG gtAGTGATGAAGCTTGGGAAGCTATTAGACCTACTGGGTGTAGTCCACTCTTAGTATTTGTAAATAGTAAATCTGGTGACAATCAAGGTGTTAAATTTCTTAGAAggtttaaacaattattaaacccTGCACAAGTATTTGATCTTATTAAAGGAGGACCAGGACCAGG GTTGAGATTATTTCGTCACTTTGATCCATTTCGCATTTTGGTATGCAGCGGCGATGGATCTGTTGGTTGGGTTCTTTCTGAGATTGACCGTTTAGGAATGCAT AAGCAGTGCCAAGTTGGAGTTCTACCTTTGGGAACAGGAAATGATCTGGCACGTGTATTGGGTTGGGGGTCTTCTTGTGATGATGATACTCACTTACCCCAGTTATTAGAAAAGTATGAAAAGGCGGGCACAAAAATGCTTGATCGATGGAGTATTATGACTTTTGAACGTAGCATATCTCTGCCATGTCACAAAACTGCTTTAAGTCGATCTGATACATCCTTAAAGTCCAGTATCGCCCATCAATACGAGAACAATGTTATTACtcatgtaacaaatattttacaatcgGATCAGGATAATGTAGATTTATCTAGTATTCA AACTTTATGTGACACAGTAAGAGATTTTGCATCACATATACtagaaaacataaatttaaaGGACCAACAAGTGGAAGATAAGTGTAGAGTACTTCAGCACAAGCTTGATTcgtttttacaaacattatgtAACGAAGAAGAATACTTGAACGAACATCCTGAAAGTACGGATAATAATACTTTGAATGCTGATGTATCTCTATCACTTGAGAGTTATGAAAAAGGTGTATTAGAAAAACCAGAAAAAGACATAACGAATTTAAAGAAGGTTCTAAGGAGACGTCTTgtagaaaaagaaattgtaatGTCAAg AGCAAATAGTTTAAAAAGATTTATAAGACATCTTATAGAATATTCACAATTAACCATAGATGATCACATTAATACACATGTTAAAGATACTTCCAAAACAGCAGATGCAACTGCTGCATCTGATGATActacattattaaattctgtatcaA ATAAAAAACAACAAATGGATATACCTGGTTTAAAAATCGAACATGGTGAAATCTCATCTATAGGACCATTAGTAGAGTCTATAAAAAGTACAGAAGATTCGATATGCACTCTTAGTCCTACTCCGAATGTAGCATCTTTAAGTCCAATACCTGATCTTAGAAGAGATTCTCAACCTGAAGAATTATTGACATTACCTGCTCCCGATGGTTTTGCTGATAGTAGAAGAAACAGTGACAATTTACCTCAAGG ttcatttaatttttacgAGTTAACAACTCAGTCTATGTCTATATACACTCAACAAGAAACGGAAATTAATATGTCTAATTATCAATATGAGTCTAACAACATTGAAGGTTCTTCAGAGTTTCAAACAAGTGTTACAAGAACGAATTTTGATACAAGTTCACCTTCAGATGATGCTACCATGCAAGATACCATTATTTCTCCTGATACAGATTCAATTCATTCCCGACTTATATCTCCAGAACATGAACCAAAGTTTGAAAATAGAAGTAAAATGGATACAACTAGAGGTAGTTGTAGTAATAGTATTGTTAGTACAGATAGTATGATCTCTGATACTTtggattttaaaaattatataatacgaaATAGCGAAAGTGAGATTG TTCGTATAGGTAGTGACATATTCGATTCTACAAAAAGATCTGATAGTTCTGAAATCGGGCATATTGATTCTCCTGATAATTCAGAAATGTTCACTAGCGAAGTACAAAATTCTGAAAGTTTAATCGATGATTTAAGTTCTCTTGGACAAGATTTAATAAGCACAATGATCGGAGAAAAATATGATTCTGTAAGAGAATGTTTAGAGTCTGAACATATGGAGAAACCACAAAAATATTGCAGTTTAGCTCAATTCGTGGAAGGGAACGATATTGCTAGAAGATCATTTAAAAAGCAAGTAAAAAACTTCACAGTTACAGAAAAAGAG aataataaaattaagcaTACATTAGGATCATCTGAACAATATATAACGGAGAATATTAAACCTAAGGACTCTCAAGATGGTAAAGCATCTGATTTATTAAGTCCTGTTTGCTGTTTTACTGTTTCTTCTGACAATACTCCAACAAATGAAAAACCTAATAATTTTCCACCTACGATAAGTGTTATAATCAATCCTCCGAGTCCATCAATGTCCATTGAAAGTCAACATGATTCAGATGCAGCATTTAAAATGAGTCCATATTTACGACGACATAATGGTGAAAGCATGGAAAAAT taagcGTAGAACTGCCAGAATCTGGTTTTTCTCCTCAAGCAACTCGTCGAATTAGCAGTGGCAGTTTACTAAAAGCATCAGAAGTTGTTTCTTTAGCTGCTACGGCTGCGCGGCTTGGTGGTTCTAATGCAAGTTTACGCCATGAAAGAGTTAAATCCTTTGATAAAACTGAAGACGTTAAAAAACTTCCAATTATTAATCCGCTAGTTCAGTTGTCTATGTGGCCAA atGTCAGTGGAGGAACAGGTCTGATTAGCCAAGCATTACTAGCAAATGCGGATGCATTATGTGCAGCTGTATCACCATTAATGGACCCAGATGAAACTTTaat GGAAGGCTATTTTGAACGTTGCgtcatgaataattattttggaATTGGCATAGATGCAAAAATTAGTCTTGATTTCCATCACAAGAGAGAAGAACATCCAGAGAAATGTAGGTCGCGAGCAAAAAACTATATGTGGTATGGTGTGTTAGGATCTAAACAGTGGTTGCAGAAAACATACAAAAATCTCGAACAAAGGGTGCAACTAGAATGTGATGGTCAACGGATACCATTACCTTCTTTACAAGGAATTGTTGTATTAAACATTCCaag TTTTATGGGTGGTACGAATTTTTGGGGAGGCACAAAGGAAGGAGACTTGTTTTTAGCACCCTCGTTTGATGACCGTATATTGGAAGTTGTAGCTGTATTTGGTTCTGTTCAAATGGCTGCGTCAAGACTTATTAATTTGCAACACCACAGAATTGCACAGTGTCAAACTGTTCAAATTAACATTTTGGGTGACGAAGGAGTACCTATACAAGTTGACGGCGAAGCTTGGATTCAACCGCCTGGAATTATACGTATCATACACAAAAATCGTATGCAAATGCTTTATAGAAACAGG gCTCTTGAAACATCCTTGAAAACATGGGAAGAAAAACAGCGTAGTACACTTACTGCGATGTCTCAGTCAACATCTACTTTAAGCAGTGCACAATTACAGTCACAATCCAAGTCTAGTTTATTGGTACACGGTAAGCCATCGCATCTGAACGACGAAGAAATGTACATTTTGCTTGGATTCATTGAAGTGGTTACAACTTTGGTTAAATGGGTAAAACTGCTTATTATATCGCATCCAAGCTTAGAACCAGATTTATATCAGGTTGCAACTCGAACTGATCAGGCACTTGAACAAGTGCATCCAGATGGAAAAATTTTACag ACCAATCTGAGACCAGTTGTAACAGAGTTGGTTTCAAGCGCAAGACAACTTTATGAAGACTCGTGCGAATTACTTAGAGATAAAGCACATAACTTA AGATTACGAGaagatttagaaaataaattatccttTTCTTTGGCCAATATGGaacaagaattaaaaaaatgtacatttgaTGAAGGAGGTACAGGATTAGTATATTTACAAAGTTTACCATCGGATGATCag GGAGATAAAAAGAATCGGCACAGAGGTTTATTCTGGTTAAAATTCCGACGTTCGGGAGGTAATTCTGGAACACATCCAGCTCGGGATCAAGTTACTACATGGGGTGTTCAAGAAGTGTGCTCTTGGTTAGAGAATCTTCAGTTGGGTGAATACACTGACAAGTTCGTATCTCACGACATACGAGGTAGGGAATTGTTAACACTAGCTCGTAGAGATCTTAAGGAACTTGGCATTACTAAAGTAGGGCACGTTAAACGAATCTTACAAGCGATACATGATCTGAATAATTAA